Proteins encoded by one window of Synechococcus sp. WH 7805:
- a CDS encoding response regulator transcription factor, whose product MAHSANLTQAEIGVIQLLLHGMSNKAMAKTLMISIRTIESHISHALMKTGCRSRLELVLWWLSQSKDPHGQPIGKLPSMPA is encoded by the coding sequence ATGGCGCATTCAGCCAACCTCACCCAGGCAGAGATCGGCGTGATTCAGCTTCTGCTCCATGGCATGTCCAACAAAGCCATGGCCAAGACCTTGATGATCAGCATTCGAACCATCGAGAGTCATATCAGCCATGCGCTCATGAAAACAGGCTGCCGCTCGCGTTTGGAACTGGTTCTCTGGTGGCTGAGTCAATCAAAAGATCCCCACGGTCAACCCATCGGTAAACTTCCCTCAATGCCGGCTTAG
- the prmC gene encoding peptide chain release factor N(5)-glutamine methyltransferase — translation MQTTRCSAQDLLAWRRSKLAQGGRAVDFDWLLMMQGDLSWAALQKMRILPESTVYLAASLTELESLWHRHVTEHVPLQHLVGRCPWRDVELQVSAAALIPRQETELLIDLALQCLKHSDSDALPQAGFWADLGTGSGAIAVALARSLPRWEGHAVDLSAEALDLARVNLRSLAPSNGWTLHQGSWWEPLRHLWGMLHLVLSNPPYIPRTQLHGLDPVVRDHEPHLALSGGDDGLDCLRAIIDKAPRALAPGGWLLVEHHHDQSDDVLMLMRDAGLDAPQARPDLQGVMRFALAQRPLRG, via the coding sequence ATGCAAACAACGCGTTGTTCCGCGCAAGACCTGCTCGCCTGGCGCCGCTCCAAGCTTGCGCAGGGTGGGCGAGCTGTTGATTTCGACTGGCTGCTGATGATGCAGGGCGATCTCAGCTGGGCTGCACTGCAGAAGATGCGCATCCTGCCGGAATCAACCGTTTATCTCGCTGCATCCCTCACTGAATTGGAATCGTTGTGGCATCGCCATGTCACGGAGCATGTCCCCCTGCAGCACCTGGTGGGCCGATGTCCATGGCGTGATGTGGAGTTGCAGGTCAGCGCAGCAGCGCTGATCCCTCGCCAGGAGACCGAGCTTCTGATTGACCTAGCTCTTCAGTGCCTGAAGCACTCCGATTCAGATGCTCTCCCTCAGGCCGGGTTCTGGGCTGATCTCGGTACGGGAAGTGGAGCCATTGCTGTGGCGCTTGCCCGCTCTTTGCCTCGCTGGGAAGGACACGCCGTCGATCTCAGTGCCGAGGCTCTTGACCTGGCGCGGGTGAACCTGCGGTCACTCGCGCCTTCGAACGGATGGACGCTGCATCAGGGCAGCTGGTGGGAGCCCTTGCGTCACTTGTGGGGCATGTTGCATCTGGTGCTTTCCAATCCTCCATACATCCCTCGCACTCAGCTTCATGGTCTCGACCCGGTGGTTCGTGACCATGAACCTCATTTGGCCCTCTCGGGCGGTGATGACGGGCTGGATTGCTTACGCGCCATCATTGATAAAGCGCCAAGGGCGCTTGCCCCAGGGGGATGGCTGTTGGTGGAGCACCACCACGACCAGAGCGATGATGTTCTGATGCTGATGCGCGATGCGGGCCTCGATGCCCCCCAGGCCAGGCCTGACCTTCAGGGTGTGATGCGCTTCGCATTGGCACAGCGTCCCTTGCGAGGGTGA
- a CDS encoding thioesterase family protein produces the protein MVNESVTAIPFRLLKRVLPQHTDHGGVMWHGGYVAWLEEARVEALNVIDFPYQRFVAAGLDMPVVRLEIRYREALRLGDEVVLESVPQPQLGVRWPWTTRFIRAGVCVADATVELVLVQVQSTLKVVRHPPEEVAKVFETLTGRRKEQSK, from the coding sequence ATGGTGAATGAGAGCGTTACGGCGATTCCGTTCCGTCTGCTTAAACGTGTGCTTCCACAGCACACCGATCACGGTGGCGTGATGTGGCACGGGGGATATGTGGCATGGCTCGAGGAGGCCAGGGTTGAGGCTCTCAATGTCATTGACTTTCCTTACCAGCGTTTTGTCGCCGCGGGGCTGGACATGCCGGTGGTACGTCTTGAAATCCGCTATCGAGAGGCCTTGCGGCTTGGTGATGAGGTTGTGCTGGAGTCAGTGCCTCAGCCTCAGCTTGGTGTGCGCTGGCCCTGGACAACGCGCTTCATTCGCGCTGGCGTGTGCGTGGCAGACGCAACGGTTGAACTGGTTCTCGTTCAAGTGCAAAGCACGCTCAAGGTCGTACGACACCCCCCTGAGGAGGTCGCGAAAGTTTTCGAGACGTTGACAGGCCGCAGAAAAGAACAGTCAAAATAA
- the petB gene encoding cytochrome b6 has product MANSSPVYDWFQERLEIQDIADDISSKYVPPHVNIFYCLGGITLVCFLIQFATGFAMTFYYKPTVAEAYSSVQYLMTDVSFGWLIRSVHRWSASMMVLMLILHVFRVYLTGGFKRPRELTWVTGVTMAVITVSFGVTGYSLPWDQVGYWAVKIVSGVPAAIPVVGDFMVELLRGGESVGQSTLTRFYSLHTFVMPWLLAVFMLMHFLMIRKQGISGPL; this is encoded by the coding sequence ATGGCGAACTCCTCACCCGTCTACGACTGGTTCCAGGAACGTCTTGAAATTCAGGACATTGCTGATGACATCAGCAGCAAGTACGTGCCCCCTCACGTCAACATCTTCTATTGCCTGGGTGGTATCACCTTGGTCTGCTTCCTGATCCAGTTCGCCACTGGGTTTGCGATGACCTTCTATTACAAGCCGACCGTTGCTGAGGCTTACAGCTCCGTTCAGTACCTCATGACTGACGTGAGCTTTGGATGGCTGATCCGTTCGGTGCACCGCTGGAGCGCCTCGATGATGGTGCTGATGCTGATCCTGCACGTCTTCCGTGTGTATCTCACCGGTGGTTTCAAGCGTCCACGTGAGCTCACCTGGGTGACCGGCGTGACGATGGCCGTGATCACGGTTTCCTTCGGAGTGACCGGATACTCCCTCCCCTGGGATCAAGTTGGTTACTGGGCCGTGAAAATCGTGTCGGGTGTTCCGGCTGCCATTCCTGTGGTCGGTGATTTCATGGTTGAACTGCTCCGTGGCGGCGAGAGTGTGGGTCAGTCAACGTTGACTCGCTTTTACAGCCTTCACACGTTCGTGATGCCTTGGCTGCTTGCAGTGTTCATGCTCATGCACTTCCTGATGATCCGGAAGCAGGGCATCTCCGGTCCGTTGTGA
- the petD gene encoding cytochrome b6-f complex subunit IV: MHILKKPDLSDPKMRAKLAKGMGHNYYGEPAWPNDLLYIFPVVILGTIACVVGLAVLDPAMLGDKADPFATPLEILPEWYLYPVFQILRVVPNKLLGIALQTLVPLGLMLVPFIESFNKFQNPFRRPVAMAVFLFGTVTTIYLGIGAALPIDKSLTLGLF, translated from the coding sequence ATGCACATTCTCAAGAAGCCGGATCTCTCAGATCCCAAGATGCGTGCCAAGCTCGCCAAGGGTATGGGACACAACTATTACGGAGAGCCGGCCTGGCCTAACGATCTCCTCTATATCTTCCCAGTTGTCATCCTCGGAACGATTGCTTGCGTGGTCGGTCTTGCCGTCCTTGACCCTGCAATGTTGGGTGATAAGGCTGATCCCTTTGCCACTCCCCTGGAAATTCTTCCCGAGTGGTACCTCTACCCGGTTTTCCAGATCCTGCGTGTTGTTCCAAACAAACTGCTTGGAATCGCTTTGCAGACTCTGGTTCCTTTGGGACTGATGCTGGTTCCCTTCATCGAGAGCTTCAATAAGTTCCAGAATCCTTTCCGCCGTCCGGTGGCCATGGCTGTGTTCCTGTTCGGAACCGTCACCACGATCTACCTCGGTATTGGTGCTGCTCTGCCAATCGACAAATCCCTCACCCTTGGATTGTTCTGA
- the minD gene encoding septum site-determining protein MinD, whose amino-acid sequence MTISRTILICSGKGGVGKTTLTANLGIALSRQGARTVVLDADFGLRNLDLLLGLENRIVYTAQEVLAETCRLNQALVKHKQEPNLALLPAGNPRMLEWLKPEDMQAIVGMLSERFDYVLIDCPAGIEDGFKNAAAAAKEAIVITTPEVSAVRDADRVIGLLNTRGVTPVQLVLNRVRPRMMANQEMLAVDDVTDILALPLLGLVLEDEQVIVSTNRGEPLTLNGSASPAARAYTNIARRLQGEDVPLMDPAREGRTGLRAKVRRMMQTKIF is encoded by the coding sequence GTGACGATTTCGCGAACGATCCTGATCTGCTCAGGCAAAGGAGGCGTTGGTAAGACAACGCTCACTGCCAATCTCGGCATCGCACTCTCCAGGCAGGGTGCGCGCACGGTGGTGCTGGATGCTGATTTTGGACTGCGAAACCTTGATCTACTCCTCGGCCTCGAAAACCGGATCGTGTACACAGCCCAGGAAGTACTGGCTGAAACATGCCGCCTAAACCAGGCCTTGGTGAAGCACAAACAAGAGCCGAATCTCGCCTTGCTGCCGGCGGGAAATCCACGAATGCTCGAGTGGCTGAAACCTGAAGACATGCAAGCCATCGTCGGCATGCTCTCCGAACGCTTCGATTACGTCCTCATCGACTGTCCTGCAGGCATCGAAGACGGATTCAAGAATGCTGCGGCCGCTGCCAAAGAAGCCATCGTGATCACAACGCCCGAGGTATCAGCGGTGCGGGATGCAGACCGCGTGATCGGTCTGCTGAACACGCGGGGAGTCACTCCCGTGCAGCTCGTCCTCAACCGGGTTCGCCCCCGGATGATGGCCAATCAAGAGATGCTTGCTGTCGACGATGTCACCGACATCCTGGCGCTGCCACTGCTGGGCCTCGTTCTCGAGGATGAGCAAGTGATTGTGAGCACGAACCGAGGGGAACCGCTCACCCTTAACGGCAGTGCGTCGCCTGCAGCAAGGGCCTACACGAACATCGCCCGACGCCTTCAGGGTGAGGACGTGCCGTTGATGGATCCCGCTCGGGAAGGGCGAACGGGACTGCGTGCCAAGGTTCGCCGAATGATGCAAACCAAGATCTTCTGA
- the minC gene encoding septum site-determining protein MinC: MKAASPSQAQRVLILPPHKSCHWNQWVPDQRESLPVGSVDLDMGDWSMGCRELTELMEALGREGYTVQQIITHCPKTQIGAAALGFPTGLRPMADTDEETGGAKTDERRGDLRIHRGTLRSGDHLSSEGHALVIGDVNPGASVTAQGNVYVWGRLRGRAHAGAAGNLSARIIALQLRPLQLRIADLVARGPEEPPMAGQAEQACIRDGDIAIEPARPPFTG, from the coding sequence ATGAAAGCGGCGTCCCCGTCACAGGCCCAACGTGTCCTGATCCTCCCGCCCCACAAGAGCTGTCACTGGAATCAGTGGGTTCCGGACCAAAGGGAATCTCTACCGGTGGGATCCGTCGACCTCGACATGGGTGACTGGTCGATGGGTTGTCGAGAGCTCACTGAACTCATGGAGGCCCTCGGGCGAGAGGGATACACAGTGCAGCAGATCATCACCCACTGCCCCAAAACGCAGATCGGAGCCGCTGCTCTTGGTTTTCCGACTGGCCTCCGGCCGATGGCAGACACAGACGAAGAGACCGGTGGAGCCAAAACCGATGAAAGGCGAGGAGACCTGCGGATTCACCGGGGAACCCTTCGATCCGGGGATCACCTCAGCAGCGAGGGGCATGCGCTGGTGATTGGGGATGTCAACCCAGGAGCTTCCGTTACTGCTCAGGGCAATGTCTACGTTTGGGGCCGCCTGCGCGGACGCGCCCATGCCGGGGCCGCTGGAAACCTGTCGGCACGGATCATCGCACTGCAGCTGAGGCCGCTGCAGCTGCGCATTGCCGACCTTGTCGCCAGAGGTCCGGAAGAGCCTCCGATGGCCGGACAGGCTGAACAGGCTTGCATCCGGGATGGTGATATTGCCATCGAGCCGGCCCGGCCTCCCTTCACGGGATGA
- a CDS encoding DNA-processing protein DprA — protein sequence MDSLWPESLLDLDRPPLSLQWCGRRDLWPLLSSRQAVAVIGTRRPSAHGLRMAEALGRALAFAGWPVVSGLAEGIDAAVHRACVQSKGVPVGVLGTPLHRVYPHDHRGLQQSVAENGLLFTELRDHARVQRSTFALRNRFLVAVARAVVIVECPKASGALHSAAIAESMARPLWVVPGDALRHSAQGSNALLQGKASALVDLGAFIDALGPGPVPCQDSMVSPTGLDPSKERLLQQVNDGATLEQMARCLQEDPQHIAQTLMQLELAGVVMPMPGLRWRSV from the coding sequence ATGGACTCACTCTGGCCAGAGTCCCTACTTGATCTCGATCGCCCGCCTCTTTCTTTGCAGTGGTGTGGCCGCCGTGATCTTTGGCCTCTGCTCTCCAGCCGTCAGGCGGTGGCTGTGATTGGTACCCGTCGACCGTCGGCGCATGGGCTGCGCATGGCGGAGGCGCTTGGGCGTGCCCTCGCCTTCGCAGGGTGGCCGGTGGTGAGTGGGCTCGCAGAGGGTATTGATGCTGCTGTTCATCGAGCCTGTGTTCAATCCAAAGGGGTGCCTGTTGGGGTTCTCGGCACGCCATTGCACAGGGTCTATCCCCACGACCATCGTGGGTTGCAGCAGTCCGTCGCGGAGAATGGGCTCCTGTTCACTGAGCTCAGGGATCACGCCAGGGTGCAGAGATCGACGTTCGCCCTCAGGAATCGATTCCTGGTGGCTGTCGCCAGGGCTGTGGTGATTGTCGAGTGTCCGAAGGCGAGTGGTGCTTTGCATTCCGCGGCCATCGCTGAGTCGATGGCACGTCCGCTCTGGGTGGTTCCAGGCGATGCCCTGCGTCACTCCGCGCAGGGCAGCAATGCACTCCTGCAAGGGAAGGCTTCCGCTCTGGTTGATCTCGGGGCTTTCATTGATGCGTTGGGACCTGGCCCCGTTCCCTGCCAGGACTCGATGGTCAGCCCCACGGGCTTGGATCCTTCTAAAGAGAGGCTCCTCCAGCAAGTGAATGACGGTGCCACTCTCGAGCAGATGGCGAGGTGTCTTCAGGAGGATCCCCAGCACATCGCCCAGACCTTGATGCAATTAGAGCTTGCCGGCGTCGTGATGCCGATGCCAGGCCTGCGCTGGCGCTCCGTTTAG
- the ctpZ gene encoding carboxyl-terminal processing protease CtpZ: protein MLPTVNSWSNQLQRLASGLFIGVLISLLAAPQALALNDAQQLVVESWRLVNQSYVDPETFETIRWKRLRQKALENTIETSEQAYSAIETMLLPLNDPYTRLLRPDDYTVMKASNEGSLSGVGLQLGHPPDGDAIVVIAPLEGSPAADASVVSGTEILAVDGEGVDALGLEATAARLRGTVGSQVLVTLMSPEGERKEISLERRTIDLRPVRTRRLRSDAHTLGYLRITQFSEGVPSQVRAALEELSDKNVEGLVLDLRNNSGGLVSAGLAVADVFLDQEPIVETRNRDGIADPIQSGPGELYSGPMVTLVNSGTASASEILAGALQDDGRSLLLGDHTFGKGLIQTLTNLSDGSGLAVTVAGYVTPSGRDIQGQGIQPDRILDQPEPLNPGGEGDRWLNDAERVLQALIEQEHPSDQIQPLDSTDVASQPS, encoded by the coding sequence ATGTTGCCGACTGTTAACAGCTGGTCAAATCAGTTGCAACGCCTTGCATCTGGCCTGTTCATCGGTGTGTTGATCAGCCTGCTTGCCGCACCTCAGGCCCTCGCTCTCAATGACGCCCAGCAGCTGGTGGTGGAGAGCTGGCGTCTTGTGAATCAGAGCTACGTCGATCCTGAGACGTTCGAAACAATCCGCTGGAAGCGGCTGCGTCAGAAAGCACTGGAAAACACCATCGAAACCAGTGAGCAGGCGTACAGCGCCATCGAAACCATGCTGCTGCCCCTGAATGACCCTTACACGCGGTTGCTCAGGCCTGACGACTACACCGTGATGAAAGCCAGCAACGAGGGAAGCCTCAGTGGTGTGGGATTGCAACTCGGACATCCGCCTGACGGGGACGCCATCGTGGTGATTGCTCCTCTCGAGGGCTCGCCCGCGGCCGATGCCAGCGTCGTCAGTGGGACCGAAATCCTTGCCGTGGATGGCGAAGGTGTCGACGCTCTCGGGCTGGAAGCGACCGCAGCTCGCCTTCGGGGAACCGTGGGCAGTCAAGTTCTGGTGACGTTGATGTCTCCCGAGGGAGAACGCAAAGAGATCAGCCTTGAAAGGCGAACCATTGACCTCCGGCCTGTGAGGACACGCCGCCTGCGCAGTGATGCCCACACCCTGGGCTACCTGCGCATCACGCAGTTCAGTGAAGGCGTTCCTTCCCAAGTGAGGGCAGCTCTCGAAGAGCTTTCCGACAAGAACGTTGAAGGACTCGTGCTGGATCTCCGGAACAACTCCGGTGGGTTGGTGAGCGCCGGACTGGCGGTGGCTGATGTGTTCCTGGATCAGGAGCCGATCGTGGAAACACGCAATCGCGACGGAATCGCCGATCCCATTCAGTCAGGCCCTGGGGAGCTGTACAGCGGACCGATGGTGACCCTTGTCAACAGTGGAACTGCAAGTGCCAGCGAAATCCTGGCAGGCGCACTCCAAGACGATGGACGATCTCTGCTGCTTGGGGATCACACATTTGGAAAAGGACTGATTCAGACCCTCACCAACCTGAGTGATGGCAGTGGTCTGGCTGTCACGGTGGCGGGGTATGTCACCCCAAGCGGACGGGACATCCAAGGGCAAGGCATCCAACCCGACCGGATCCTGGATCAACCAGAACCTCTCAACCCCGGAGGCGAAGGCGATCGCTGGCTGAATGACGCCGAGCGAGTGCTTCAGGCACTAATCGAACAGGAGCATCCGAGCGACCAGATCCAGCCTCTGGACAGCACAGACGTGGCATCGCAACCAAGCTGA
- a CDS encoding L-threonylcarbamoyladenylate synthase — translation MTPLDGQLMAVEEIAGHLCGGGAALLPTDTLPALACTPSSAAQIWTLKQRPQDKPLILMAAEVSALLDLTTVIAREDARPLADRYWPGPLTLVLPAEGTLTNHLNPGQDTLGMRIPACAVTRSLLARCGPLATTSANRSGGTPSCSAEQAAAAFPALPLLAPLPWPQPSGLASTVLKWISPGCWQTLRQGAVMIPNGTS, via the coding sequence ATGACGCCGTTAGATGGACAATTGATGGCAGTTGAGGAGATTGCCGGGCACCTTTGCGGCGGGGGCGCTGCACTCTTGCCCACGGATACGCTTCCGGCATTGGCATGCACTCCTTCCTCAGCGGCCCAGATCTGGACGTTGAAACAACGCCCTCAGGACAAACCGTTGATTCTGATGGCGGCAGAGGTCAGCGCTCTACTCGACCTCACCACCGTTATCGCCAGGGAGGATGCCCGGCCTCTGGCTGATCGTTACTGGCCTGGGCCGCTCACGCTGGTTCTACCCGCCGAAGGGACGCTGACGAATCACCTCAATCCCGGCCAAGACACCCTTGGCATGAGGATTCCTGCCTGTGCAGTGACCCGTTCTCTCCTTGCACGCTGTGGTCCATTGGCTACCACGAGCGCCAACCGATCCGGCGGAACTCCCAGTTGCAGCGCCGAGCAAGCGGCCGCGGCGTTCCCAGCTCTTCCCCTGCTTGCCCCTTTGCCGTGGCCCCAACCATCGGGTCTGGCCAGCACCGTTCTGAAGTGGATCTCCCCGGGGTGCTGGCAGACGCTGCGACAGGGCGCTGTGATGATTCCAAACGGCACCTCTTAA
- the minE gene encoding cell division topological specificity factor MinE produces the protein MTLQDLLDRILGRQPASATTARERLQLVLAHDRSDLSPEQLDQMRREIFEVVAKYVDVDLEEGDVTLETEDRVTALVANLPIRRSMASSKPGG, from the coding sequence ATGACTCTTCAGGACCTTCTGGATCGAATTCTTGGTCGCCAGCCGGCCAGTGCCACAACGGCCAGAGAACGCCTCCAGCTCGTACTGGCTCACGATCGCAGCGATCTGAGTCCCGAGCAGTTGGATCAGATGCGCCGTGAAATTTTCGAGGTCGTCGCCAAATACGTCGACGTCGATCTTGAGGAGGGTGATGTCACTCTCGAAACCGAAGATCGCGTGACAGCCCTTGTGGCCAATCTGCCGATCCGGCGATCCATGGCCTCCTCGAAACCTGGCGGCTGA
- a CDS encoding glycoside hydrolase 100 family protein — translation MAGRFSQQNQRVRPSSKEDQVVLKAREHFERTLIPVRGQLAGSVAALEHPRHDEALNYGEIFLRDNVPVMVYLLTQKRFDIVKQFLSICLDLQSTTYQTRGVFPTSFVEEKGQLIADYGQRSIGRITSVDASLWWPVLCWMYVKSSGDEEFASSQAVQRGVQLLLDLVLHPTFEGTPVLFVPDCAFMIDRPMDVWGAPLEVEVLLYGSLRCCAQIMELGRKHHGSRLLDQRLILTRQWVHDLRQFLLKHYWVTSKTMQVLRRRPTEQYGDNQHQNEFNVQPQVIPDWLQDWLENRGGYLIGNIRTGRPDFRFYSLGNSLGCLFGLLTAPQQRALFRLTLHNRDHLMAEMPMRICHPPMESLEWQNKTGSDPKNWPWSYHNGGHWPSLLWFFGSSILLHERRHPHADVLLMGQMKALLEECYWSHLNQLPRQQWAEYFDGPTGTWVGQQSRTYQTWTIVGFLLLHQFLRVNPDDVLLLDLDEGAVPDPDSIDSPVRHND, via the coding sequence ATGGCCGGACGGTTCAGCCAGCAGAACCAGAGGGTGCGCCCGAGTTCCAAAGAGGATCAGGTTGTTCTGAAAGCCCGCGAGCATTTCGAGCGCACCCTGATTCCTGTGCGCGGACAACTCGCTGGAAGCGTCGCAGCCCTCGAGCACCCTCGTCACGACGAGGCTCTCAACTACGGCGAGATTTTCCTGCGCGACAACGTGCCGGTGATGGTCTATCTGCTCACGCAGAAACGCTTCGACATCGTCAAACAATTCCTGAGTATCTGTCTCGATCTACAAAGCACCACGTATCAAACCCGAGGGGTTTTCCCCACAAGCTTCGTGGAGGAGAAAGGCCAATTGATCGCCGACTACGGGCAGCGTTCCATCGGTCGCATCACATCGGTTGACGCAAGCCTTTGGTGGCCGGTTCTGTGCTGGATGTATGTGAAATCCAGTGGAGACGAAGAGTTCGCCTCCAGCCAGGCGGTTCAACGGGGCGTGCAGCTGCTGCTCGACCTTGTGCTGCATCCCACGTTTGAGGGCACTCCGGTGCTCTTCGTGCCGGACTGTGCCTTCATGATTGATCGTCCGATGGACGTTTGGGGAGCACCGCTCGAGGTGGAAGTCCTCCTTTATGGCTCACTGCGTTGCTGCGCCCAGATCATGGAGCTTGGACGAAAGCATCACGGCAGTCGGCTGCTGGATCAACGGCTCATACTGACCCGGCAATGGGTTCATGATCTACGTCAGTTCCTGCTCAAGCACTACTGGGTCACCAGCAAAACCATGCAAGTGCTGAGACGACGCCCCACGGAACAGTACGGAGACAACCAGCACCAAAACGAATTCAACGTTCAACCTCAGGTGATTCCCGACTGGCTGCAGGACTGGCTTGAAAATCGCGGCGGTTACCTCATCGGCAACATACGCACGGGCCGACCCGACTTCCGCTTTTACAGCCTGGGAAATTCACTCGGCTGTCTCTTCGGACTGCTCACGGCTCCTCAACAGCGCGCCCTATTCCGACTGACGCTGCATAACCGTGATCACCTAATGGCCGAAATGCCGATGCGCATCTGCCATCCACCGATGGAAAGCCTGGAATGGCAGAACAAGACCGGCTCAGACCCAAAGAACTGGCCCTGGAGTTACCACAACGGTGGGCACTGGCCAAGCCTTCTCTGGTTTTTCGGCAGTTCCATCCTGTTGCATGAGCGACGCCACCCCCATGCCGATGTGTTGCTTATGGGGCAGATGAAAGCTTTGCTCGAGGAGTGCTACTGGAGTCATCTCAACCAGTTGCCCAGGCAACAATGGGCTGAATACTTTGATGGTCCAACCGGTACGTGGGTCGGACAGCAATCAAGGACTTATCAGACCTGGACCATCGTTGGCTTTCTATTGCTTCACCAATTTTTACGGGTCAATCCCGATGATGTTCTATTGCTCGACCTCGACGAGGGTGCCGTTCCCGATCCTGACTCAATTGATAGTCCAGTGAGGCACAACGATTAA
- a CDS encoding HD domain-containing protein: MASRTYHDPLHRGISLDARDPAEAMVLSLVDSSPFQRLRRIRQLGPAFLTFHGAESSRFTHSLGVFSIARRAMERLKTLDPSLEQQRGVLYGAALLHDLGHAPLSHTGEEMFGTHHEQWSAQVIREHPQIRDSLENYATGTADAVADLLEHGQAERGVIKSLVSSQLDCDRLDYLLRDSYSTGARYGQLDLDRILAAITLAPDGELAIHPKGLMAVEHYLVVRNLMYRSVYNHRLNVMCNWLLERLIQEARHLGPDRIWADSTMHRWLWKTERLDLESYLANDDLRVGYHLQRWQADAPAPLASLCDRFLNRRLLKALDVSALHSSDRLELLAAAQTMSEAAGLEPTLCCGLRQHQLHGYHPYRGGLRLWDGHSLQALEQESALVSSLATPAESAWLIHPREIAAELKARVRQEISPLQAGNGWR, translated from the coding sequence ATGGCATCCCGCACGTACCACGACCCACTGCATCGAGGCATCAGCCTCGATGCGAGAGATCCAGCGGAAGCCATGGTTCTCTCGCTGGTGGACTCATCACCGTTTCAACGATTACGCCGGATCCGGCAGCTCGGACCAGCGTTCCTCACCTTCCATGGAGCCGAGTCGAGTCGATTCACCCATTCCCTTGGTGTGTTTTCCATTGCGCGACGGGCAATGGAAAGGCTCAAAACGCTGGATCCCTCACTAGAGCAGCAACGGGGTGTTCTCTACGGGGCCGCTCTGCTGCACGACCTGGGGCATGCCCCGCTGAGCCACACCGGGGAAGAGATGTTCGGCACCCACCACGAGCAGTGGTCTGCGCAGGTGATCCGAGAGCATCCTCAGATCCGGGATTCCCTGGAGAATTACGCCACAGGTACCGCTGATGCGGTTGCGGATCTCCTCGAACATGGCCAGGCAGAACGCGGGGTGATCAAATCCCTGGTCAGCAGCCAGCTGGATTGTGATCGCCTCGACTATCTGCTGAGGGACAGCTACAGCACCGGTGCTCGGTATGGGCAGCTTGACCTCGATCGCATTCTTGCCGCTATCACCCTTGCCCCTGATGGAGAGCTGGCCATTCATCCGAAAGGATTAATGGCGGTGGAGCACTACTTGGTGGTTCGCAACCTGATGTACCGCAGCGTTTACAACCACCGGCTGAACGTGATGTGCAACTGGTTGCTGGAGCGTCTCATTCAGGAGGCTCGCCATCTCGGTCCAGACCGCATCTGGGCGGATTCCACGATGCACCGTTGGCTGTGGAAGACCGAACGACTTGATCTCGAGAGCTACCTCGCCAACGACGACCTTCGCGTCGGCTATCACCTGCAGCGCTGGCAGGCCGATGCCCCTGCCCCCCTGGCGAGCCTGTGCGATCGCTTTCTCAATCGCCGGCTGCTGAAAGCCCTCGATGTGAGTGCACTTCACTCTTCCGATCGACTGGAACTGCTCGCTGCCGCTCAAACAATGTCGGAAGCAGCTGGACTGGAGCCCACCCTCTGCTGCGGGCTGCGGCAACATCAGCTTCACGGCTATCACCCCTACCGAGGAGGCCTGCGGCTCTGGGATGGGCATAGCCTGCAGGCTTTAGAGCAGGAGTCAGCACTCGTGAGCAGCTTGGCCACGCCAGCGGAATCGGCCTGGTTGATCCACCCCCGGGAGATCGCCGCCGAGCTGAAGGCCAGGGTGAGACAGGAGATCTCGCCTCTTCAAGCAGGAAACGGCTGGCGATGA